A window of Selenomonas ruminantium subsp. lactilytica TAM6421 contains these coding sequences:
- a CDS encoding TRAP transporter large permease, producing the protein MSMIYGACITGLFFAGMPVAFALIFAAILGMLLFLGGPAAFTQIPVIAYKTLDDFVLVAVPLYILMSQILLKGQVGNGLFELGNKWLGHLPGGLGVATIFACAIFAAISGSSVATAVTIGAMAIPEMLQRGYERTTVLGAVAAGGTLGILIPPSIPMILFGSITGESVGKLFLSGIIPGALLTLLFILYLIFRCRTMERQLAAPWNERFRTLQKNIWGLMLPVIVVGGIYTGIFTPTEAAAVGTLYSLVITFFIYRTVNVQDMTEILTETVKTTSMIFAIMVGAMLFGFIMTAIQAPQALMALVTESAASKWLIFIGMNITLLALGCVLETVSIILIILPMLFPIVKHLGFDLIWFNVVMLINMELALITPPIGMNLFVIKGISPDSRLQQIIAGSIPFALIMVLEIALLCLFPELATWLPSILQ; encoded by the coding sequence ATGTCCATGATTTATGGTGCATGCATCACCGGCCTTTTCTTTGCCGGTATGCCCGTTGCCTTTGCACTTATCTTTGCCGCCATACTGGGAATGCTGTTATTTCTCGGCGGCCCGGCGGCATTCACGCAGATTCCCGTCATCGCTTACAAGACGCTGGATGATTTCGTCTTGGTTGCTGTCCCCCTCTACATCCTGATGAGCCAGATACTCTTGAAAGGACAAGTGGGCAACGGCCTGTTTGAATTGGGCAATAAATGGCTGGGACACCTGCCCGGAGGATTGGGCGTGGCCACCATTTTTGCCTGCGCCATCTTTGCCGCCATCTCCGGTTCCAGCGTCGCTACCGCCGTAACCATCGGTGCCATGGCCATTCCCGAGATGCTTCAGCGCGGTTATGAACGCACTACGGTGCTGGGCGCCGTGGCTGCAGGCGGAACGCTGGGCATCCTGATTCCTCCCAGCATCCCCATGATTCTCTTTGGCTCCATTACCGGCGAATCCGTCGGCAAGCTCTTTCTCTCCGGCATCATTCCCGGCGCCCTGCTGACACTGCTCTTCATCCTCTATCTGATATTCCGCTGCCGCACCATGGAACGGCAGCTCGCAGCACCATGGAACGAACGCTTCCGCACGCTGCAGAAAAACATCTGGGGACTTATGCTGCCGGTCATCGTCGTGGGCGGCATCTATACCGGCATTTTTACCCCTACGGAAGCAGCCGCCGTCGGTACCTTATACAGTCTCGTCATTACCTTTTTCATATACCGCACCGTAAATGTTCAGGATATGACCGAAATCCTCACGGAAACCGTCAAGACCACCTCCATGATTTTCGCGATTATGGTCGGGGCCATGCTCTTTGGCTTCATCATGACCGCCATACAGGCACCGCAAGCCTTGATGGCACTGGTTACGGAATCAGCTGCCAGCAAATGGCTCATCTTCATCGGCATGAATATCACACTGCTGGCGTTGGGCTGCGTTCTCGAAACCGTATCCATCATCCTGATTATCCTGCCCATGCTCTTCCCCATCGTCAAGCATCTGGGCTTTGACCTCATCTGGTTCAATGTCGTCATGCTCATCAACATGGAACTGGCCCTGATTACACCGCCTATTGGCATGAACCTGTTTGTCATCAAGGGAATCAGCCCCGACAGCCGCCTTCAGCAGATTATCGCAGGCTCGATTCCTTTCGCCCTTATCATGGTCCTGGAAATTGCCCTGCTCTGCCTGTTCCCCGAACTGGCCACCTGGCTGCCATCCATCCTGCAATAA
- a CDS encoding UvrD-helicase domain-containing protein has protein sequence MRASSEQIEIIKASQALQRGQVMKVDACAGSGKTSTLVAVARANPQKRFLYLAFNRSIADKANQVFPANTRAMTMHSMAYRHFFHSGARPDLAAIKVDMLHDCFPHKENYELFQLLNRYKEFLISAGRDFPNSEIKKIFELVAEGSLPMPHDHYLKIFQMLSPEEQGLGRIYDCILVDESQDCNPVTLSIINRASCSRIFVGDSHQSIYGFRGAINALARQKADVALHLTNSFRARQPILDRANLYMKVFMDMLYDGQVPYYPMNSMINEEKLKNKQTACITRTNSTLVDLIDEYREKPERVFLVKKPEDVFKTAIAVKEFLFDRRSDFIGKFKFLNRLHGKEELKDYAESTADMEILSAMKIAENHEDDLYELLDIARRMNNPEAPVVLTNAHTSKGLEWHTVKLMDDFPDLGFRYMSCRFGSAKLRSGMNHLEQQDERFKDFIQELNLYYVAVTRAQIKLVDMTDNAAYQSKTAILAHLDECEATIRKARDRRKLQNSIEHARGRAPSDSRPHHDTSKLRMWETERDTVLNRMRKNIGDCVASANNFKEFKDLLSLDGILLQKRKSGWAYVDFYGRGITDERLGKEFTKDYIMNLLQS, from the coding sequence ATGCGTGCATCATCTGAACAGATAGAGATAATAAAAGCATCACAGGCGCTGCAGCGGGGACAGGTCATGAAGGTTGATGCCTGTGCCGGTTCTGGCAAGACCAGCACGCTGGTGGCTGTGGCCCGTGCAAATCCACAGAAGCGATTCCTGTACCTGGCCTTCAACCGCAGTATCGCCGACAAGGCCAATCAGGTATTTCCTGCCAATACCAGAGCTATGACTATGCATAGCATGGCTTACAGGCATTTTTTCCATAGTGGGGCACGTCCGGATTTAGCAGCCATCAAGGTAGATATGCTCCACGACTGCTTTCCGCATAAGGAAAATTACGAGCTTTTCCAGTTGCTGAATCGATATAAGGAATTCCTTATATCCGCCGGGCGTGATTTCCCCAATAGCGAAATAAAAAAGATTTTCGAGCTGGTGGCAGAGGGAAGCCTGCCGATGCCCCATGACCATTATCTGAAGATTTTCCAGATGCTTTCGCCGGAGGAGCAAGGCTTGGGCAGGATATATGACTGCATTCTGGTAGACGAGAGCCAGGATTGCAATCCTGTGACGCTGAGCATCATCAACCGGGCCTCCTGCAGCCGGATTTTCGTGGGGGATTCCCATCAGTCTATCTATGGCTTTCGCGGGGCCATCAATGCGCTGGCACGGCAGAAAGCAGATGTGGCGCTTCATCTGACCAATTCTTTCCGCGCCCGCCAGCCGATTCTGGACAGGGCTAATCTCTACATGAAGGTGTTCATGGATATGCTGTACGATGGACAGGTGCCATACTATCCTATGAATTCCATGATTAATGAAGAGAAATTGAAGAATAAGCAGACCGCCTGCATTACCCGGACAAATTCAACGCTGGTGGATTTGATTGATGAATACCGGGAAAAGCCCGAGCGGGTTTTTCTGGTCAAGAAGCCCGAGGATGTATTCAAGACGGCCATCGCGGTCAAGGAATTTCTCTTTGACCGGCGCAGTGATTTCATAGGGAAATTCAAGTTTCTGAACCGCCTGCATGGCAAGGAGGAACTGAAGGACTATGCCGAGAGCACTGCGGATATGGAGATACTGTCCGCAATGAAGATTGCGGAAAATCATGAGGATGACTTGTATGAACTGCTGGATATTGCCCGCCGGATGAACAACCCGGAAGCACCGGTGGTGTTGACCAATGCCCATACCAGTAAGGGCTTGGAATGGCATACGGTCAAACTGATGGATGATTTCCCGGATTTGGGCTTCCGCTATATGAGTTGCCGCTTTGGTTCGGCAAAGCTCCGGTCAGGCATGAATCATTTGGAACAGCAGGATGAGCGGTTCAAGGATTTCATACAGGAACTCAACCTCTACTATGTTGCGGTTACCAGAGCGCAAATCAAGCTGGTGGATATGACCGATAATGCAGCTTATCAAAGCAAAACGGCCATCCTTGCGCATCTGGATGAATGTGAGGCAACCATCCGGAAGGCGCGGGACAGGCGCAAGCTTCAGAACAGTATCGAGCATGCGCGGGGGCGGGCGCCATCCGATTCCCGCCCGCATCATGATACGTCGAAACTGCGGATGTGGGAGACCGAGCGGGATACGGTTCTGAATCGCATGCGGAAGAATATCGGGGATTGTGTGGCTTCAGCCAATAATTTCAAGGAATTCAAGGATCTGCTCAGTCTCGATGGCATACTGCTCCAGAAAAGGAAAAGCGGCTGGGCATATGTTGATTTCTATGGCAGAGGGATAACGGATGAACGGCTGGGCAAGGAATTTACCAAGGATTATATCATGAATTTGCTGCAAAGCTGA